ATATACAAACCAGTACCGCGCTTTTGCCATAGTGGCAGAGTCTTGAAATTGATCTCCCTGCTGTGCAGCAAAGCTTCTTTTTCAGCCAGTGACTTGCCTTCTATGAAGCTGGTGGTCTCGTTTTGCGATTTACCTTCTTTCCTGAGCTGCCAGTAGCAATGCGCATTCAAGGCATTTCTGTTGGCATCTTCATTGCGCCAGCGAAAATAATCAACGACCAGATTCTGAGTGGGTAGCTGGCAGATGCGACAATCGAAGGCAGCAATTTGGCCCAGCATGAGGCTGAATTTGGCAGAGGCTTCACCCGCCAACAGGGAATTGTATTTTCTTAATTTGCGGCCAAAGGCATTGATATGCAGGTCAAACAGCAAGGAAATTTCATCGCTCTGGTTATAGGCATAGATAACTTTGAAGCCGCAATTCATCAGGTGCTTGCAGGTTTCTACCATCAGGTCACGAAACCTGATGTCAAACGGTGCTTCAAACGCGCACGTTTCTTTGGTCAGGCGGGTAAAGCTGCGGCCATCAATGCGGGCAATCATATACGTTCCGGTGGGGACGTAATCATCATGCGCTGTTTCATAGCCGCGCATGAGTTTTTCCAGTTCATCAAACTTCATTTTTTCCAATCAGTGGCAGTCAATTTACCATCTATAAAATCGACGTAATACAAGCGATCAAAACCCTCATCATAATC
This is a stretch of genomic DNA from Undibacterium sp. KW1. It encodes these proteins:
- a CDS encoding tRNA(His) guanylyltransferase Thg1 family protein; protein product: MKFDELEKLMRGYETAHDDYVPTGTYMIARIDGRSFTRLTKETCAFEAPFDIRFRDLMVETCKHLMNCGFKVIYAYNQSDEISLLFDLHINAFGRKLRKYNSLLAGEASAKFSLMLGQIAAFDCRICQLPTQNLVVDYFRWRNEDANRNALNAHCYWQLRKEGKSQNETTSFIEGKSLAEKEALLHSREINFKTLPLWQKRGTGLYMVEEEKIGFNPKEIKEVISTRKVLKTDYELPQGDEYSEFLWHLISSQST